The Burkholderia mayonis genome window below encodes:
- the bamC gene encoding outer membrane protein assembly factor BamC — MKHSAFSSRAIQISVLALALGALAGCDTLNDYLAPDRVNYKATGSAPPLQVPQDLTAVPLSPSFIAPPTNSGLGSAPTRAVTAAGNTTEGQPTAQDPFGMHVERDGDRRWLVVDGRTPEQLWPQLKEFWQDNGFALKTDAPSTGIMATDWAENRANIPDDWFRRTIGRVIDFAYSSGTRDRFRTLVTRTSGGNTDISITHSAMEEKLTGAQGGTSSRWEERPRNPVLEAVFLAKLMEKFGLTDAQAKQLLADARPATAPATVVDTNAGASTLDLAESFDRAWLRVGIALDRTNFTVDNRDRTKGIYYVRYANSMEELKRDGLFGKLFYGGSTAAKPGKEFLVNVRPQGDAKTQVAVVDANGQIDNSSDAQRLISLLHAQLN, encoded by the coding sequence ATGAAACATTCCGCCTTTTCCTCTCGCGCGATCCAGATTTCGGTGCTGGCGCTCGCGCTGGGCGCACTCGCCGGCTGCGACACGCTGAACGACTATCTCGCGCCCGACCGGGTCAACTACAAGGCGACCGGCTCGGCGCCGCCGCTGCAGGTGCCGCAGGATCTGACGGCCGTGCCGCTCAGCCCGTCGTTCATCGCGCCGCCGACGAACTCGGGCCTGGGCTCCGCGCCGACGCGCGCCGTGACGGCCGCGGGCAACACGACGGAAGGGCAGCCGACCGCGCAGGATCCGTTCGGGATGCACGTCGAGCGCGACGGCGACCGCCGCTGGCTCGTCGTCGACGGCCGCACGCCCGAGCAGCTCTGGCCGCAGTTGAAGGAGTTCTGGCAGGACAACGGCTTCGCGCTGAAGACGGACGCGCCCTCGACCGGCATCATGGCGACCGACTGGGCGGAAAACCGCGCGAACATTCCGGATGACTGGTTTCGCCGCACGATCGGCCGTGTGATCGATTTCGCCTATTCGTCGGGCACCCGCGATCGCTTCCGCACGCTCGTCACGCGCACCTCGGGCGGCAATACCGACATCTCGATCACGCATAGCGCGATGGAAGAGAAGCTGACGGGCGCGCAGGGCGGCACGTCGTCGCGCTGGGAGGAGCGTCCCCGCAACCCGGTGCTCGAAGCGGTGTTCCTCGCGAAGCTGATGGAGAAATTCGGTCTGACCGATGCGCAGGCGAAGCAATTGCTCGCCGATGCGCGCCCGGCGACGGCGCCCGCGACCGTCGTCGACACCAATGCCGGCGCGTCGACGCTCGATCTGGCCGAATCGTTCGACCGCGCGTGGCTGCGCGTCGGCATCGCGCTCGACCGGACGAACTTCACGGTCGACAACCGCGATCGCACGAAGGGCATCTACTACGTGCGCTATGCGAATTCGATGGAAGAGCTGAAGCGCGACGGCCTGTTCGGCAAGCTGTTCTACGGCGGTTCGACGGCCGCGAAGCCGGGCAAGGAGTTCCTCGTCAACGTGCGCCCGCAAGGCGACGCGAAGACGCAAGTGGCCGTCGTCGACGCGAACGGCCAGATCGACAACTCGTCCGATGCTCAGCGGCTCATCTCGCTGCTGCACGCGCAGTTGAACTAA
- a CDS encoding cupin domain-containing protein — translation MRERTRAPLPGVPTQLLGNLTPAQFMRRHWQKKPLLIRQAIPDIAPPLSRDALFELASDFDVESRLITHFRNRWQLEHGPFEPENLPSVKRREWTLLVQGLDLHDDRARSLLERFRFIPDARLDDLMISYATDGGGVGPHFDSYDVFLLQVHGKRRWRIGAQQDLSLKEGLPLKVLEHFEPTDEWVLEPGDMLYLPPHVAHDGVALGECMTCSIGFRAPSAGELRTQFLYHLAERGGLRTGARDDAPYRDPAQPAVDAPAMLPSAMVERVAAMLAGIKWDERDIGDFLGCYLSEPKSNVVFEPPARQLGEAAFAAQAARRGLRLDRKAALLYNARSYFINGDAYPLATAAKWLPELADTRQMEAKRFVTLSRGPSMTALLHEWYRAGWIRVGNME, via the coding sequence GTGCGCGAACGCACCCGCGCGCCGCTGCCCGGGGTGCCGACTCAGCTTCTCGGCAACCTCACGCCTGCGCAATTCATGCGCCGACATTGGCAGAAAAAGCCGCTTCTCATTCGCCAGGCCATTCCCGACATCGCACCGCCGCTGTCGCGCGACGCGCTGTTCGAGCTCGCGAGCGACTTTGACGTCGAGTCGCGGCTCATCACCCATTTTCGTAACAGATGGCAACTAGAGCATGGCCCGTTCGAGCCGGAGAATCTGCCGTCCGTGAAGCGCCGCGAATGGACGCTGCTCGTGCAGGGGCTCGATCTGCACGACGACCGCGCACGCTCGCTGCTCGAGCGTTTTCGCTTCATTCCGGATGCACGCCTCGACGACCTGATGATCTCGTACGCGACGGACGGCGGCGGCGTCGGCCCGCATTTCGACTCGTACGACGTGTTCCTGCTTCAGGTGCACGGCAAGCGCCGCTGGCGGATCGGCGCGCAGCAGGATCTGTCGCTGAAGGAAGGATTGCCGCTCAAGGTCCTCGAACATTTCGAGCCGACTGACGAATGGGTGCTCGAACCCGGCGACATGCTGTATCTGCCGCCGCACGTCGCGCACGACGGCGTCGCGCTCGGCGAGTGCATGACGTGCTCGATCGGCTTCAGAGCCCCGTCCGCAGGCGAACTGCGCACACAGTTTCTCTATCACCTGGCCGAGCGCGGCGGTTTGCGCACGGGCGCGCGCGACGACGCGCCATACCGCGATCCGGCGCAGCCCGCGGTCGACGCCCCGGCGATGCTGCCCTCGGCAATGGTCGAGCGTGTCGCCGCAATGCTCGCCGGAATCAAATGGGACGAGCGCGATATTGGCGATTTTCTTGGCTGTTACTTGAGCGAGCCAAAATCGAACGTCGTTTTCGAGCCCCCTGCCCGGCAACTGGGCGAAGCCGCGTTCGCGGCCCAGGCCGCCCGCCGCGGCCTCCGACTCGACAGGAAAGCGGCGTTGTTGTATAACGCGCGCTCGTACTTCATCAACGGTGACGCGTATCCGCTCGCAACCGCGGCAAAATGGCTGCCGGAACTGGCCGATACGCGCCAGATGGAGGCGAAACGGTTTGTAACACTCTCCCGGGGCCCCTCCATGACAGCCTTGCTGCACGAATGGTATCGTGCGGGCTGGATACGGGTGGGCAACATGGAGTAA
- the dapA gene encoding 4-hydroxy-tetrahydrodipicolinate synthase yields MANGTQDGIQIRGSVPAIVTPMLEDGGLDLAAFRKLIDWHIEEGTDALVVVGTSGESATLSVDEHVLMIETAVKHAAKRIPIVAGAGGNSTAEAIELSKHAKAVGADATLQVVPYYNKPTQEGMYRHFKAIAEAVDLPVILYNVPGRTVADMSNETILRLAQVPGIVGVKDATGNIDRAAQLIKAAPERFLIYSGDDPTAIALMLLGGHGNISVTANVAPRAMSELCRAALAADARTAREIHMKLLALHKNLFIEANPIPVKWALQQMGKIAGGIRLPLTPLDERCHEAVRSALREAGLL; encoded by the coding sequence ATGGCTAACGGCACTCAAGACGGCATTCAAATCCGCGGCAGCGTCCCCGCGATCGTCACCCCGATGCTCGAGGACGGCGGCCTCGATCTGGCGGCCTTCCGCAAGCTGATCGACTGGCACATCGAAGAGGGGACGGATGCCCTCGTCGTGGTCGGCACGAGCGGCGAATCGGCGACGCTTTCGGTCGACGAGCACGTCCTCATGATCGAAACCGCGGTCAAGCACGCGGCGAAGCGGATTCCGATCGTCGCCGGCGCGGGCGGCAACTCGACGGCCGAGGCAATCGAGCTGTCGAAGCACGCGAAGGCGGTGGGCGCCGACGCGACGCTGCAAGTGGTGCCGTATTACAACAAGCCGACGCAGGAAGGGATGTACCGCCACTTCAAGGCGATCGCCGAAGCGGTCGACCTGCCGGTGATCCTGTACAACGTGCCCGGCCGCACCGTCGCCGACATGTCGAACGAGACGATCCTGCGCCTCGCGCAGGTACCGGGCATCGTCGGCGTGAAGGACGCGACGGGCAACATCGACCGCGCCGCGCAACTGATCAAGGCGGCGCCCGAGCGCTTTTTGATCTACAGCGGCGACGATCCGACCGCGATCGCGCTGATGCTCCTCGGCGGCCACGGCAACATCTCGGTGACGGCGAACGTCGCGCCGCGCGCGATGAGCGAACTGTGCCGCGCGGCGCTCGCCGCCGACGCGAGGACGGCGCGCGAGATTCACATGAAGCTCCTGGCGCTGCACAAGAATCTGTTCATCGAAGCGAACCCGATTCCCGTGAAGTGGGCGCTGCAACAGATGGGCAAGATCGCGGGCGGTATCCGCCTGCCGCTCACGCCCCTCGACGAGCGCTGCCACGAAGCCGTGCGCAGCGCGCTTCGCGAGGCCGGCCTCCTGTGA
- a CDS encoding FKBP-type peptidyl-prolyl cis-trans isomerase has protein sequence MKIAKNTVVSVAYKLSDAQGNLIEESDEPMVYLHGGYDGTFPKIEEQLDGQEPGYQAQIQLEPQDAFGDYDPELVKIEPRDRFPEPLEVGMQFEGTPEDGDEEIDSLIYTVTDVAEDKVVLDGNHPLAGMALRFSLTVKDVREATEDEIEHEHAHGAEGLEIVDEDDDDESDNDGNGSVRTLH, from the coding sequence ATGAAAATCGCAAAAAACACTGTCGTATCGGTCGCTTACAAGCTGTCGGATGCGCAAGGCAATCTGATCGAGGAGAGCGATGAGCCGATGGTCTATCTGCACGGCGGCTATGATGGCACGTTCCCCAAGATCGAGGAACAACTCGATGGCCAGGAACCTGGCTATCAAGCGCAAATCCAGTTGGAGCCGCAGGATGCGTTCGGCGATTACGATCCTGAACTCGTGAAGATCGAGCCGCGCGACCGTTTCCCCGAGCCGCTCGAAGTCGGTATGCAGTTCGAAGGCACGCCGGAAGACGGTGACGAGGAAATCGATTCGCTGATCTACACCGTGACCGATGTCGCGGAAGACAAGGTCGTCCTCGACGGCAATCACCCGCTCGCCGGGATGGCGCTGCGTTTCTCGTTGACCGTCAAGGACGTGCGCGAAGCGACGGAAGACGAAATCGAGCATGAGCACGCGCACGGCGCGGAGGGACTCGAAATCGTCGACGAGGACGATGACGACGAAAGCGACAACGACGGCAACGGTTCAGTGCGCACTTTGCATTGA
- a CDS encoding MBL fold metallo-hydrolase has protein sequence MRFASLGSGSEGNALVVEASNGATTTRVLLDCGFSAKELERRLARLDLRVDELDAILVTHEHGDHVGCALTLARRASLPLYMSWGTARAVGADDADVDLHVLWSGDEAALGDLCVLPYTVPHDAREPLQFVFSDGAARLGVLTDVGMSTSHIGTVLSGCDGLVLEANHDVAMLAASRYPASLKARIGGPHGHLSNDAAAAILAELDRSRLRHLVAAHLSQQNNSPALAQAALSAALGGGVGDVIVASQDDGFGWLSLR, from the coding sequence GTGCGATTCGCGAGCCTCGGAAGCGGCAGCGAAGGAAATGCGCTCGTCGTCGAAGCGTCGAATGGCGCGACGACGACGCGCGTCCTGCTCGACTGCGGCTTCTCGGCGAAAGAACTCGAACGCCGGCTCGCGCGCCTCGATTTGCGCGTCGACGAGCTCGACGCGATTCTCGTTACCCACGAACACGGCGACCACGTCGGCTGCGCGTTGACGCTCGCCCGCCGCGCATCGCTGCCGCTGTACATGAGCTGGGGCACTGCGCGCGCGGTCGGCGCAGACGACGCCGATGTCGACCTCCACGTCCTCTGGAGCGGCGACGAGGCGGCGCTCGGTGATCTGTGCGTGCTGCCCTATACGGTTCCGCACGACGCGCGCGAGCCGCTCCAGTTCGTCTTCAGCGACGGCGCGGCGCGCCTCGGCGTGCTGACCGACGTCGGCATGTCGACGTCGCATATCGGCACCGTCCTGAGCGGCTGTGACGGCCTCGTGCTCGAAGCGAACCACGATGTCGCGATGCTCGCGGCAAGCCGCTACCCGGCGTCGCTGAAGGCGCGTATCGGCGGCCCCCACGGCCATCTGAGCAACGATGCGGCGGCGGCCATCCTCGCCGAGCTCGATCGTAGCCGGCTGCGCCATCTGGTGGCCGCGCATCTGAGCCAGCAAAACAATTCGCCGGCGCTCGCGCAAGCGGCGCTGTCGGCGGCATTGGGGGGAGGAGTGGGCGACGTGATCGTCGCGTCGCAGGACGACGGCTTCGGTTGGCTCAGCCTGCGCTGA